TAAAAGTGGCAACAACGACCCTAACAATGCCTTAAATGCTGGTGGAAAAGCCAATGGAATTGGTGGTTTGTGTGTTACAGGAAATACCAGTTTAAGCCCACACTCACATACCGCTTTATTTCCTGCATTTGTAGCTGTGCCTACTTTTTCACGCCAGGTCAAGGTAGTCACCCATGAAATGGGGCATAACCTGGGGTCGCGTCATACCCATGCTTGTGTATGGAACGGAAACAATACTGCCATTGACGGTTGTGCTGGTTTTACCGAAGGAGGTTGTGCTGTACCAGGGTTGCCACCCGGTGGAGGTACTATCATGAGTTATTGTGATCGTACCAGTGTGGGCATTAATTTCAATCTGGGCTTTGGTGTCCAGCCTACTGCTGTGATGCAAAATATGATCAATAATGCAGCTTGTGTAGATGCTTGTACTGATTGTACGCCTGACTTGGTGATTACTCAAAATGTGTTGAATGGGCAAAACGATACTCAAGAAGCAGGCAATACGATTACTGCAAGTAACACAATTTTTAATGGAGGTGTGGCAAATTACCAGGCAGGTAGTGCTATTTTGCTTGTACCGGGGTTTTTCGCTCAATCTGGTAGCAATACTACGCTCATGATTGCCCCCTGCAGTAATGATATAGCGCCATCTATCACTAACAAATTGGTAAAAAGGCAACTTGCGCCAGCCACAACTACTGATATTGATAACACAGAGTTGTCATTGTACCCTAACCCTACTGGAGGTAGTTTTACTATAGCAGTACCTGTGGTAACAACTACCAGAACTGACAAGGCGCGGCAATCACTGGAAGTGTATACTATGTTAGGTACATTGGTGTTAAGAAAAGCCGTGAAAAATGGGGAAAGAATTGCGGTTGATCTGACAAAGCGCCCTAAGGGGATTTATTTGGTGAAATATATCTCTAATGGGCAGGTAACCATAAAAAAAGTCGTGTACAAATAAAGCATAGTGTATTGATAAGTACACTTTTAGTGTGCTTATCATTTTTATAGGATAGTGAATATAGTATAAGAAAAAGAGATACAACTGCTTTAACCAGATAAACCATAATGCCCAGCTAATCTTTATTGGTTAGCACAAAAACCGTTTTGAAAATTTTCGAAACGGTTTTACCTTTTTTAAAAAAAGCAAAAAAAAACTTGAGAGAAGCAACACAAGTGTTCCTAACTCCCAAGATCCTTCAACCAGCTATGCAATACTATATACTCTTTTGGCCCAGACAGGTTATGACTTTTAGATTGATTGCACTTTTTTTACTGTCAATGGCAAGTATATATCGACAAGAGTTTGAATGAAATGTAATATGAAAGTGAATAAATATTTTTGCTACAGCAATAGAATTGTCATATCTTGGGTGGCTTCATTATGACACTGTTATTTTTCAAATAAAGCTTATTTATATTCGACCAGTTTAGGTTTTTAGTGATGACACACACAATGCAATTTGTATCATTAAAAAACTTTTATTTTTATAGCATGCACTATTACAAAAATGTATTAGAGACTATTGGCAATACCCCACTTATTAAGTTAAATCAAGTTGTAGAGGACATTGATGCCACAGTTTTGGCAAAGGTGGAAACTACGAATCCTGGCAATAGTGTAAAAGATCGTATGGCACTGAAAATGGTAGAGGATGCAGAGGCTAGGGGAGAGCTAAAGCCGGGAGGGGTAATCATAGAGTGTACCTCAGGCAATACTGGTATGGGACTGGCAATTGCAGCAGTAGTCAAAGGCTATCGATGCATATTTACTGCTACCAGTAAGCAGTCTAAAGAAAAAATAGATTTACTAAGGGCTTTGGGAGCCACAGTCATTATTTGCCCAAGTGAAGTACACCCCGATCATCCAGAATCCTATTATTCAGTTGCTCAGCAGTTGTATCATAAAACGCCCAATTCTTTTTGGTGCAATCAATACGACAACCCTTCCAACGTCTTGGCACATTACCAAAGCACTGGACCCGAAATATGGCAACAAACCCAAGGCCAAATTACCCATTTTATTGTAGGAATAGGTACCGGAGGTACCATCTCAGGAGTTGGTCGGTATCTTAAAGAGCAAAATCCACAAGTGAAAATCTGGGGAGTAGAACCTCATGGGTCAGTTTTGAAGAGTGTTCATGAAACTGGTAAAGTAGATATCAGCCAAAGCCATAAGTATGCGACCGAAGGCATTGGACAAGATATGGTACCAGTCAATGTAGATTTTGAGATTATAGATCATATAGAGAAAGTGTCTTGTAAAGATGCTGCATTGATGACGCGAGCCATTCTTCAAAAGGAAGCCATTTTAGTGGGAAATTCGGCTGGTGCTGCAGTAGCAGGTTTGCTTCAGCTAAAAAAGCAACTGAAATCTTCTGATGTAGTAGTGGTGTTGTTTCACGACCACGCCAGTCGGTACATTGGCAAA
This is a stretch of genomic DNA from Microscilla marina ATCC 23134. It encodes these proteins:
- a CDS encoding zinc-dependent metalloprotease; this translates as MKHKVLFYIGISLMLWGFAHTTYSQSPHAYGQRITEAKAENRVFDKVTGLFTATNNVGKNLHTSLKNARYFGFNKSVSEQVINNAAAYIALEIPASAQSAAMTLELKKVPETFMNYKVTTASGKTYPKRASAKQVHYRGVVQGKEGSSLVALSVFGEEAMGFVSVEGSKTINIGKLKGQDYHVLFHDDVFETNTTDLGCETVSDKQNEMLDEIYSGLSKNASARVKSVGKCLKVYFETDFGIYQNLSNSVTNVENFVTGMFNEVATLYDNDGINIEISEIFVWDVADSYSSSVSTGLNNFVAARPAFNGDLAHLLSFKSGNNDPNNALNAGGKANGIGGLCVTGNTSLSPHSHTALFPAFVAVPTFSRQVKVVTHEMGHNLGSRHTHACVWNGNNTAIDGCAGFTEGGCAVPGLPPGGGTIMSYCDRTSVGINFNLGFGVQPTAVMQNMINNAACVDACTDCTPDLVITQNVLNGQNDTQEAGNTITASNTIFNGGVANYQAGSAILLVPGFFAQSGSNTTLMIAPCSNDIAPSITNKLVKRQLAPATTTDIDNTELSLYPNPTGGSFTIAVPVVTTTRTDKARQSLEVYTMLGTLVLRKAVKNGERIAVDLTKRPKGIYLVKYISNGQVTIKKVVYK
- a CDS encoding PLP-dependent cysteine synthase family protein, which gives rise to MHYYKNVLETIGNTPLIKLNQVVEDIDATVLAKVETTNPGNSVKDRMALKMVEDAEARGELKPGGVIIECTSGNTGMGLAIAAVVKGYRCIFTATSKQSKEKIDLLRALGATVIICPSEVHPDHPESYYSVAQQLYHKTPNSFWCNQYDNPSNVLAHYQSTGPEIWQQTQGQITHFIVGIGTGGTISGVGRYLKEQNPQVKIWGVEPHGSVLKSVHETGKVDISQSHKYATEGIGQDMVPVNVDFEIIDHIEKVSCKDAALMTRAILQKEAILVGNSAGAAVAGLLQLKKQLKSSDVVVVLFHDHASRYIGKILNDEWMEAQGYLNDTNRLVNS